In Pseudoalteromonas tetraodonis, the genomic window CTTTTTAAGGCAAATTAACGAACAAGGTGTGACCATTATTTTAACAACCCACTACCTTGAAGAAGCTGAACTGCTTTGTAAAAACATCGCCATTATTGATACTGGGCGAATTGTTGAAAACACTACGATTAAAGCCCTGCTTGCTAAATTAGACAAAGAAACCTTTGTATTGGATCTAAAACAACCGTCTAAACCCGTAACGCTAGATGGATACAAATTTACTATGGGGGATGATCACACCATTGAAGTTGAAGTGGCTAAATCTCAAGGATTAAACGCGGTGTTTACAGCATTGACTGAACAAGGTAATACCGTGCTGAGCATGCGAAACAAAGCGAATCGATTAGAAGAATTATTTGTAGGTTTATTAGAGCAAGGGCGGGGCGAATAAATGTTTAAATATGGCGTAGCCTTAAAAAGTATTTGGATTAAAGAGTGCATTCGCTTTTTGCGTATTTGGGTGCAAACCTTAGTACCGCCAGCGATCACGATGAGTTTATATTTTGTTATTTTTGGTAACCTAATTGGCTCACGTATTGGTGACATGGGCGGTTTTAGCTACATGGAGTTTATTGTCCCTGGCCTTATTATGATGTCAGTTATTACTAACTCTTATTCAAATGTTGCCTCTAGCTTTTACTCAACTAAGTTTCAAAAAAGTATTGAAGAGTTATTAGTTGCACCTGTGCCTAATTACATCATTGTACTGGGTTATATGGGCGGAGGTATGACCCGTGGCATTATGGTTGGTTTTATCGTAACGTGCGTTTCTTTATTTTTTGTTGATATACAAATACATAATATTTTTGTGATTATAGCCACTGTTATTCTCACCTCGGCGGTGTTTGCCTTGGGCGGGTTAATTAACGCTATTTATGCAAACAGCTTTGATGACATAAGTATTATCCCTACCTTTATTTTAACGCCGTTGACCTATTTAGGCGGGGTGTTTTATTCAATCACTTTACTGCCTGATTTTTGGCAAATGGTGTCGAAAATAAACCCAATTATTTATATGGTTAACGCATTTAGATATGGGTTTTTAGGTGTTTCGGATGTAGATTTATCGGTCGCAATGGGTGTGTTGTTGGTGTTTATCAGCGTCCTATTTACTTTAGCACTGACGCTAATTAAAAAAGGTGTGGGGCTAAGACACTAATGAGCGATGCAAATTCACGTAGTATTGTATCTAATCAAGCGGGACTTCATGAAAAGCTTGATGAAATAGTTAATAAACACTTACAGGCTGAGTTTAAAAAGCCAATTGCAACGCATACGCAAACCGCATTTGATGAAGTTAATGCTAAAGTGCAAGCCTTTAATGGGCCGCTTATTTTAGATTCCTGTTGTGGGGTCGGGGAGAGCACCGCTAATTTAGCAAAACGTCATCCTGAAGCGTTAGTCATAGGCATTGATAAGTCATCTCATCGACTTGATAAGCATGATGTTGAATATAAACAAAGTGAAAGTGGTCAATACATTTTAGTGCAAGCTGACTTAAATGACTTTTGGCGTTTAGCGGTGGCTGCTAATTGGCAGCCTACGCATCACTATTTGCTTTACCCTAACCCTTGGCCTAAGTCTAAACACATACAAAGGCGCTGGCATGGGGCGGCTATATTCCCGTTTATTGTAAAGTTAGGCGGTTTACTTGAGGTGCGCAGTAATTGGGATATTTATGTTAAAGAGTTTGCCAGAGCGCTTGAATTAGCGGGGAATCCATGTGAAACCGAATTGTTTGAGTCAGACGAAGCAATTACCCCTTTTGAACGTAAGTACTGGGCCAGTGGCCAGCAAAGCCACCGGCTTGTTATAAATCTTAAATAGCTAATTGTTGCTTAAAGTGAGTCACATGTGGCGTTGGTTTACCAAGGTAACTACCTTGCATCAGCGTCACATTTAGTTTATTGAGTAGCTCGGCAACCGTGTTATTTTCTACCGCTTCAACAACCAATTCAAGTTCAAGCTGCTGGGCTATATCAGCAATATAGGTGATAAATAGCGATGTATTTTCATCATTTACCAGTTGCTTGGTGATCGCACCATCGAGTTTAATACCATCTACCTCAATCTTTAACGTATTGAGCGTATTAATAAACTCATTACCCCAACAATGCATCACTATTTTTGCCCCTTTACTTTTTACCATCGCAATAAATGATTTTATTTCATAGTAGTGTGTAATGACCTGCGACTCTAATATTGAAATAGTAATGTTTTCAGGGTTGGGGTAGCGATGAAGCTCATATGCTATGTGATCATAAATAGTGGGATCTGCAATATTTTCAGCGCACACAGTTAACCCCCAGCTGATTGCTGATTTGCGAAAGCGCGAAATGCATTGAGTAAATAAGGTACGTGTTAACATCCCATCCATACGCAGCCTATTTACTGCATTAGAAAAGGTATCAGGGGTTAAAATCTCCCCATGTGAGGTCACTATTCTTGGTGAGCAGTCATACCTAATAATGGCATTGGTATTGGTATCTATAACAGGTTGAAAATAAGGAACAACGCGATGGGCATCAAACGCTTCACGAATTTCCTTTGCTATTTCTACATTGTATAAATACAGAGATTTATTGTCGTTAATCGCTTCTGAGTAGTTTACTATGGGTTGAACACCTTGCCTTGATTGTAGCAAAGCAATGTGGGCATTCTTAAGCAGTAATGACTTATTCCCTCTTGCGACTCCAGCGTTGAGCGTAATATAAATAAATGGGTCTGTAATAAAAGGTGTATTTTTATTATGGGATTGAATAATGCTGTAAAGCTCATCAAAAGGTGTTTCTTTACTGGTTAAAATGGCCAGCTTGTTGGTCGCAATACGATAAATACGTGATTGCAGACGGTTTTGCTGCTTAAAGTGACTGAGTAGTTTTTTCATCACTTCATCGGCTGTTTTTGTGCCAAAAAAACGACTGATACTATCAATTTCGTTAACCAAAATAATCGCGATTTGTAGATGATGCTCATTACTTTTTTTTAGCTGCTTTTCCAAGGCAATATGATTTTCAAACCCCGTAGCATGATCCCTCATTAGTGAGCGGCGTACCCCAAAACAATAAAGAATATAAACCAGTAACAATATGAACAGTACGCAACTAAAATGAAGCAGGGCTTGATTCAAACGTGTTATTAAAGCCGTATTGATTTTATCGACGCTAATATCAGCTGCAGTTAAATAGGTTCTGCCATTTTTTGCTATATGAGGAATATACACCGTTTTAGAATGACCACGATGCGCCGTTGACACTTCAAAAATAGGGGCCGTTGATAAAAATGCCGCCATATTAATTGGCGTCGCTTCAGGGTAAAGATCTAAATACTGGGTAACTTTACCGTTATTTTGATCATCTTGGGTGTAACTGGAGGCAGTAAAATAAATATTTTCATCAATTAATATCATTGAATATAAATAATCTATATTTAAATCATTGGCTAAAGCAGAAAGCTGTTCGGCCTTATTTTGATAGCTTGCAAAGCTAATTTCTTGCGACGTTTTGTCGTGGTAATCACTACCTAAAATATACTTTACGCTGGTGGCTGCATTTATTAAGCGATTGTCAATGCTGCGCATTACATCACTTTGAATGGCAGAGTAAGTGTAGTAACCATAAATGATTAAGCTGACCAAAAAAAAGACGGTTCCAAGCGCCAACCGTGTTAATTTTAGATTTCCTTTGAGCATGTATTATCCTTATTTTTGTTGATTTTATTATACTTAAAAATTATAAATGCCCAATATTTTAATTACCCTTTGTACTAAATTTAAAAAATAGTGAAATGTTATCTATTTAGTATTGTCTTTTATGGCTTAAAACGAGACATTTTTGTCATATTGCAGTAAAGTTAGCGCAATTTTTTAGAAATGCCGTTGCTTAAAAAACACCTTATATTAGCGTGTTTTACAAACTAACAGGTGTTTTAGTCACACACTAGGTATGAAGATGGATCAAAAGCGTTGTGCCGTCGCCTCTAAAGAAAGCCTTAAACGGATATTCACCGTTCCAGAGGCGCCAGACTCAACTTTGAGCAAAATAGAGCTTGAAATTTCGAGTAATTTAGCAGGTTTCTTAAACGAAAATATCGCGGCAATTGAAAAACCATTACATGAAATAGAAAAAGATTTTCAATCGGCGGCAATCCCTGAAGAACCGACGTTTGTGTCTTGCTATGCTCAAGATATTATGGAGCAGCTGGTTGCTCATTCTGTTCATACCGCAGCGCCAAGCTTTATTGGCCATATGACATCGGCTCTGCCTCATTTTTTACTACCGTTATCGAAATTAATGGTTGGGTTAAATCAAAACCTAGTAAAAATTGAAACCTCGAAAGCGTTTACCCCATTAGAACGTCAAGTTTTAGGGATGATGCATCATTTAGCTTATAGCCAAAGTGATGGTTTTTATTCTAAATGGATGCACAGTGCAAAAACTTCGTTAGGGGCATTTTGCTCTGGCGGCACCGTGGCAAATATTACTGCACTTTGGATAGCTCGAAACCGCTTATTAAAAGCGGATGGCAATTTTAAAGGCATTGCTGCACAAGGTTTAGTTGCAGGAATGCTTCACTATGGTCACAAAGGGCTGGCAGTTTTAATTTCTGAACGAGGTCATTATTCGCTTGGTAAATCGGTTGATTTATTAGGTATTGGTCGTGAAAATTTAATTGGTATCAAAACTTCTGCCGATAACAAAGTCGATGTTAGTGCAATGCGAGAAAAAGCGTTAGAGCTTGAAGCACAAGGCATTAAAGTGATGGCAATTGTTGGGGTCGCAGGAACCACTGAAACCGGTAATATTGACCCACTTGAAGATATGGCTAATTTAGCACAAGAGATTAATTGTCATTTTCATGTTGATGCAGCGTGGGGTGGAGCTACTTTACTGTCTAATACCCATAGGCATTTATTAAAAGGTATTGAGCATGCAGATTCAATCACCATTGATGCGCATAAGCAAATGTATGTGCCGATGGGGGCCGGTTTAGTCTTATTTAAAGACCCTGCTGCAACTGATGCCATCGAGCATCATGCTGAATATATTTTACGTAAAGGCTCTAAAGATTTAGGCAGCCATACGCTTGAGGGAAGTCGCCCTGGGATGGCGATGTTAGTGCATGCTTGCTTACGTGTTATTGGTCGTAAAGGCTATGAAATGCTTATCGATCGCAGTATTAAAAAAGCGCGTTATTTTGCTGATTTAATAAAAGCCGATGAAGACTTTGAGTTAATATCAGAGCCAGAACTTTGCTTACTGACCTATCGCTATGTACCAAAACAAATTAAACACGCGATAGCCCAAGCTGATGCACAAACCCGTTTAGACATTTTTGCCGCGCTTAATCGTTTTACTGCCAGCATGCAAAAACGCCAACGTGAATCGGGTCGCTCATTTGTATCGCGTACGCGTTTAACGCCAGTTCAATATGATAACCAACCAACCGTGGTATTTAGAGTGGTACTGGCGAACCCGCTTACCTCAGGTGTTATATTAAAAGAGATATTAGAAGAGCAGAAAGAACTGGCACAAACTGATCCGGTGTTTAAAAAGTATTTACGAAAATATATGTAACTACAATTACAAATGCAATGACAAAAAAGACGCGATTAAGCGTCTTTTTTGTTGCTGATTAAAAGCAACTCGCCTTTATAAGGTTGCTGATAATTTGTTGAGAAGGTTTGATTTTTTCCATTGCTAAAAACTCATCGGGCTGATGCGCTTGGTTAATAGAGCCTGGTCCCATTACGATGGTTTCACAACCGAGTTGCTGTATAAATGGCGCTTCGGTACAGTAGTTAACAGCCACTGCTTTTTGCCCTGCTATATTTTCGGCTAATTTGACTAACGCGCTATCTGTGCTTCCCGTAAATGCTGGAATTGGCTCATGCAAATCAATTACGCTCACAGAGTTAGGGTATTGCTGGTTTATATCGTAGGTTGCATCAAGTACCATTGCTTGAAGCTCTTGCACGCTTAAACCTGGAAGAGGGCGCATATCAATGTGCATTTCACAGCAGCCACAAATTCGGTTGGCATTGTCACCCCCATGAATATTGCCTAAGTTGAGTGTTGGATAAGGAATTTCAAAGTGGTTTATTGAATATTTATTCTTAAGTTGTTCTTTTAAGATCAGTAATTTTGTAATCACTTTATGCATTACTTCGATGGCATTAAGGCCCCGTTCGGGATCAGAGCTATGTCCTGAGCGACCAACGACTCTGATTGCTGTAGTCATATGGCCTTTATGGGTAAATACTGGTGTCATATCAGTGGGTTCACCAATAATACAGCGGCTTGGCTTTAAATTTGGGTGCTTACAAATTTGCTGTGCGCCAGCCATAGTGGTTTCTTCATCGGCGGTCGCTAATATTAAAATAGGTTGAGTTTGTTGCTTTTCATCAAGCTCACTAATAGCTTGCAGTACAAAAGCAAAAAAGCCTTTCATATCAATACTGCCTAAACCATATAATTTGTTATCAAGTTCAGTTAATTTAAATGGGTTTTGATTCCAGCGGCTATCATCAAATGGCACCGTATCGGTGTGCCCCGCAAGCATTAACCCGCCATCGCCTTGTCCGCGTTTTGCTAATAAGTTGTAGCGGCCTTTACCACCTTCTAACTCTATTATTTCACAGGTAAAACCTAAGCTTTCACACCACTGAGCGAGTAGTTCAATCACGCTTTTATTGCTCATACACAAATGCTCTTCAATAGCGCTAATAGAGGGGGCAGCAATCAATTGCTGATACATCGAGATAAATGACGGCAGAGACATAAAAAAATCCAAAATAAGTATTCAATTTAATTGCATAACAATATAAAAGTATTTATGATGAATATCAATTCACTTTTTAAGCATAAATATATTAAAGTTACACCATGAAAATAATACGACGATAGTTATCACTCATTAATTTAATCAGTTTAGCTAGGTTGCAACCTAGTGTAAGTAAATAACATGGAATGTAGTCACTAATTTTATATAAAGAGTAAATAATGAACGTAGTAATTATAGGTGCCAGCGGTTATAGCGGCGCAGAATTGGCTAGCTTAGTTGCCAAACATCCAGCATTAACATTATCAGCATGTTATGTATCAGCGCAAAGCTTAGATAAAAATAAACTGCTCAGTGAATTATACCCTGAGCACTTAGGGTTACTTGACTTACCTTTGCAACCACTTAATGAGAGTGCATTGAGTGATATAGCTCATTCAGCAGACTATGTGTGTTTATGCACTGACCATAAAGTAAGTGTTGATTTAGCCCCTCAGTTTTTAGCGATGGGCAAAAAGGTATTTGACCTTTCGGGTGGTTACCGTCTTGAAAGTAATGAAGATTACGTCACCTATTATGGTTTTGAACACCAGCATCCAGAACTTCTTAATGAAGCTGCATATGGCCTTGCAGAGTGGAATAGTGAGGCCATTGCAAAGGCGCAGTTAGTTGCTGTAGCTGGCTGCTACCCAACTGCCGCATTAAATGCATTAAAACCTCTTCAGCAAGCTGGGTTACTTAGTGATGAGCGGATTATTATTAATGCTGTATCGGGAGTAACTGGGGCTGGTCGTAAAGCCAGTATTGGCACGCATTTTTGCGAAGTATCGCTAGCTGCTTATGGTTTGTTTAACCATCGTCATGGGCCTGAGATACAGCAGTATCTTGGCCATAACGTGTTATTTACTCCTCATTTAGGTAATTTCCCGCGCGGTATTTTAGAAACCATTTATGTACAGCTAAAACCGGGTGTGACCAGTGAGCAAGTAACTAAAGCGTATCAAGTATTAGCAGATGAGCCGTTAATTCGATTGCTTGGCAGTAAAATTCCCTCCATTAAAGGGGTAGCAAAACAACCCTATGTTGATATTGCATGGCAGCAGCAAGACTCACAATTAATAGTGATGGCAGCGATTGACAATTTACTAAAAGGGGCGGCTGGTCAGGCTCTGCAATGTATTAATTTGTCAATGGGTTTGCCTCATACTACAGGTTTAGTAGGAGCGTTTAAATGAGCAGTAAAACGTGGGTTATTAAACTCGGTGGCGCAGTACTCAATACTGAAAATGCCGCTAAAGCGCTTTTTGAGGTTCTTAATGAACAACATGATGCACAATTTGTCATTGTTCATGGCGGTGGCTCATTAGTTGACCATTGGCTAGCAGAAGCCGGTTTTGCCAGTGCTAAACACCAAGGTTTGCGTATCAGCCCTAAAGAACAGATGCCTTATATTGTAGGAGCATTAGCGGGAGCAGCAAACAAACAATTAATGGCGCAAGCAATGACTGCTGGGCACAAACCCGTTGGCTTGAGTTTATATGAAGCTGGAATAACAGCATCACAAAAATTAAAAGCGCTAGGGCAAGTAGGTCAATGCCATAGTAATGATGATTCTATTATTAATGAATTACTCAGTGGCGGGCGTTTACCTATAGTCAGCTCCATCGGTTTTGATGAGCAAGGGCTTTGGTACAACGTTAATGCTGACGAAGCAGCAGCCGCGATTGCGAGTAATTTAAACGCCGAACTTATTTTTATGACAGATGTAGAAGCGGTGCTTGATGTGAATAAGCATCCACTACATCAACTTGACACAAAACACATTGATACTTTAATTGCAGAGGGAGTAATTGTGGGCGGGATGGAGGTCAAAGTTAAGACCAGCCTTCACGCTGCCCAACATTTACGACGCGGTGTGTACATTTCCAGCTGGCAAAAGCCAGAAAATTTAACGGCTTTGCTGCAAGGCGAGCACGTCGGAACTAAAGTGACACCATAGGTTGAATATGTTTAAAGATTTTATAACGGGTCTAGAATTAGACCAACAAGGCGCCCTTAATTTATTAAAATTAGCGCAAGATATTAAAGAAAGCCCTGCAAAGTACAGCCAAGTGTTAGCTGGTAAGTCAGTGGTTACTCTCTTCGAAAAGCAAAGTTTACGTACGCGTTTATCGTTTGATATTGGTATAAACCGTTTAGGCGGTCATGCGGTTTATCTTGATCAACAAAACGGCGCGATGGGAGCTCGTGAATCAATAAAAGATTTTGCCTTGAATATTTCAACTTGGGCTGATGGTATCGTTGCCCGGGTTAATCAGCACAGTACGTTAACTACCTTAGGTGAGTATTCGTCTGTTCCGGTGGTTAATAGTTTGTGTGATTTATATCACCCATGCCAAGCCTTAGCTGATTTTTTAACGCTTCAAGAAGTGCACGGTGATGTTAGTCAGCTAAAGTTGGCTTATTTAGGTGAAGGTAATAACGTAACGCATTCACTGATGCTACTCGCAGCAACTTTAGGTACTGATTTTGTTGCTGTGACGCCAAAAGGCAGTTCGCCCGATTCGCAAATTCTTAAAAAAGCGGAGCAAATTGCCGCAATGAATGGGGCGTCTGTGATGGTAAGTGACAGAGTTGAGGCTGCGGTAGGTGCTAACGCAGTTTACGCTGATACCTGGGTTTCTATGGGAGACACCACACCGCTTGAGCAAGTGAAAGAAAAATACATGCCTTATCAATTAAATCAGGCATTACTTAAAAAAACTGGGGCTACCACGGTATTACATTGCCAACCGGCACACCGTGAGTTTGAAATTACCTCTGAGGTAATGGATGGCCCCGCATCAAAAATTATTCAACAAGCAGAAAATCGTATGCATGCGCAAAATGCTCTGCTTGTTACATTATTAAATCCAAATTTTGTTAAGGAACACCTATGAGTTCAATTAAAAAAGTCGTTTTAGCCTATTCAGGTGGTCTTGATACATCGGCTATTGTGCCATGGTTAAAAGAAAACTACGGCTGTGAAGTTATTGCCTTTGTTGCCGATGTTGGCCAGGGCGCAGAAGAACTTGAAGGCGTAGAAGCAAAAGCCATTGCATCGGGGGCATCTGAATGTTACGTAGTTGATTTGAAAGATGAAATGGTAAGTGATTACATTTACCCAACACTTAAAACAGGCT contains:
- the panP gene encoding pyridoxal-dependent aspartate 1-decarboxylase PanP, with protein sequence MDQKRCAVASKESLKRIFTVPEAPDSTLSKIELEISSNLAGFLNENIAAIEKPLHEIEKDFQSAAIPEEPTFVSCYAQDIMEQLVAHSVHTAAPSFIGHMTSALPHFLLPLSKLMVGLNQNLVKIETSKAFTPLERQVLGMMHHLAYSQSDGFYSKWMHSAKTSLGAFCSGGTVANITALWIARNRLLKADGNFKGIAAQGLVAGMLHYGHKGLAVLISERGHYSLGKSVDLLGIGRENLIGIKTSADNKVDVSAMREKALELEAQGIKVMAIVGVAGTTETGNIDPLEDMANLAQEINCHFHVDAAWGGATLLSNTHRHLLKGIEHADSITIDAHKQMYVPMGAGLVLFKDPAATDAIEHHAEYILRKGSKDLGSHTLEGSRPGMAMLVHACLRVIGRKGYEMLIDRSIKKARYFADLIKADEDFELISEPELCLLTYRYVPKQIKHAIAQADAQTRLDIFAALNRFTASMQKRQRESGRSFVSRTRLTPVQYDNQPTVVFRVVLANPLTSGVILKEILEEQKELAQTDPVFKKYLRKYM
- the argC gene encoding N-acetyl-gamma-glutamyl-phosphate reductase, translating into MNVVIIGASGYSGAELASLVAKHPALTLSACYVSAQSLDKNKLLSELYPEHLGLLDLPLQPLNESALSDIAHSADYVCLCTDHKVSVDLAPQFLAMGKKVFDLSGGYRLESNEDYVTYYGFEHQHPELLNEAAYGLAEWNSEAIAKAQLVAVAGCYPTAALNALKPLQQAGLLSDERIIINAVSGVTGAGRKASIGTHFCEVSLAAYGLFNHRHGPEIQQYLGHNVLFTPHLGNFPRGILETIYVQLKPGVTSEQVTKAYQVLADEPLIRLLGSKIPSIKGVAKQPYVDIAWQQQDSQLIVMAAIDNLLKGAAGQALQCINLSMGLPHTTGLVGAFK
- a CDS encoding GGDEF domain-containing protein, whose amino-acid sequence is MLKGNLKLTRLALGTVFFLVSLIIYGYYTYSAIQSDVMRSIDNRLINAATSVKYILGSDYHDKTSQEISFASYQNKAEQLSALANDLNIDYLYSMILIDENIYFTASSYTQDDQNNGKVTQYLDLYPEATPINMAAFLSTAPIFEVSTAHRGHSKTVYIPHIAKNGRTYLTAADISVDKINTALITRLNQALLHFSCVLFILLLVYILYCFGVRRSLMRDHATGFENHIALEKQLKKSNEHHLQIAIILVNEIDSISRFFGTKTADEVMKKLLSHFKQQNRLQSRIYRIATNKLAILTSKETPFDELYSIIQSHNKNTPFITDPFIYITLNAGVARGNKSLLLKNAHIALLQSRQGVQPIVNYSEAINDNKSLYLYNVEIAKEIREAFDAHRVVPYFQPVIDTNTNAIIRYDCSPRIVTSHGEILTPDTFSNAVNRLRMDGMLTRTLFTQCISRFRKSAISWGLTVCAENIADPTIYDHIAYELHRYPNPENITISILESQVITHYYEIKSFIAMVKSKGAKIVMHCWGNEFINTLNTLKIEVDGIKLDGAITKQLVNDENTSLFITYIADIAQQLELELVVEAVENNTVAELLNKLNVTLMQGSYLGKPTPHVTHFKQQLAI
- a CDS encoding ornithine carbamoyltransferase gives rise to the protein MFKDFITGLELDQQGALNLLKLAQDIKESPAKYSQVLAGKSVVTLFEKQSLRTRLSFDIGINRLGGHAVYLDQQNGAMGARESIKDFALNISTWADGIVARVNQHSTLTTLGEYSSVPVVNSLCDLYHPCQALADFLTLQEVHGDVSQLKLAYLGEGNNVTHSLMLLAATLGTDFVAVTPKGSSPDSQILKKAEQIAAMNGASVMVSDRVEAAVGANAVYADTWVSMGDTTPLEQVKEKYMPYQLNQALLKKTGATTVLHCQPAHREFEITSEVMDGPASKIIQQAENRMHAQNALLVTLLNPNFVKEHL
- the argB gene encoding acetylglutamate kinase: MSSKTWVIKLGGAVLNTENAAKALFEVLNEQHDAQFVIVHGGGSLVDHWLAEAGFASAKHQGLRISPKEQMPYIVGALAGAANKQLMAQAMTAGHKPVGLSLYEAGITASQKLKALGQVGQCHSNDDSIINELLSGGRLPIVSSIGFDEQGLWYNVNADEAAAAIASNLNAELIFMTDVEAVLDVNKHPLHQLDTKHIDTLIAEGVIVGGMEVKVKTSLHAAQHLRRGVYISSWQKPENLTALLQGEHVGTKVTP
- a CDS encoding ABC transporter permease; this translates as MFKYGVALKSIWIKECIRFLRIWVQTLVPPAITMSLYFVIFGNLIGSRIGDMGGFSYMEFIVPGLIMMSVITNSYSNVASSFYSTKFQKSIEELLVAPVPNYIIVLGYMGGGMTRGIMVGFIVTCVSLFFVDIQIHNIFVIIATVILTSAVFALGGLINAIYANSFDDISIIPTFILTPLTYLGGVFYSITLLPDFWQMVSKINPIIYMVNAFRYGFLGVSDVDLSVAMGVLLVFISVLFTLALTLIKKGVGLRH
- the argE gene encoding acetylornithine deacetylase, translating into MSLPSFISMYQQLIAAPSISAIEEHLCMSNKSVIELLAQWCESLGFTCEIIELEGGKGRYNLLAKRGQGDGGLMLAGHTDTVPFDDSRWNQNPFKLTELDNKLYGLGSIDMKGFFAFVLQAISELDEKQQTQPILILATADEETTMAGAQQICKHPNLKPSRCIIGEPTDMTPVFTHKGHMTTAIRVVGRSGHSSDPERGLNAIEVMHKVITKLLILKEQLKNKYSINHFEIPYPTLNLGNIHGGDNANRICGCCEMHIDMRPLPGLSVQELQAMVLDATYDINQQYPNSVSVIDLHEPIPAFTGSTDSALVKLAENIAGQKAVAVNYCTEAPFIQQLGCETIVMGPGSINQAHQPDEFLAMEKIKPSQQIISNLIKASCF
- the trmB gene encoding tRNA (guanine(46)-N(7))-methyltransferase TrmB, with translation MSDANSRSIVSNQAGLHEKLDEIVNKHLQAEFKKPIATHTQTAFDEVNAKVQAFNGPLILDSCCGVGESTANLAKRHPEALVIGIDKSSHRLDKHDVEYKQSESGQYILVQADLNDFWRLAVAANWQPTHHYLLYPNPWPKSKHIQRRWHGAAIFPFIVKLGGLLEVRSNWDIYVKEFARALELAGNPCETELFESDEAITPFERKYWASGQQSHRLVINLK